One Bradyrhizobium sp. CCGB12 genomic window carries:
- the parC gene encoding DNA topoisomerase IV subunit A has translation MGKRIVPPEEPAEIHEVRLQEALEERYLAYALSTIMHRALPDARDGLKPVHRRILYGMRLLRLDPGTAFKKSAKIVGDVMGSFHPHGDQAIYDAMVRLAQDFSSRYPLVDGQGNFGNIDGDNPAAYRYTEARMTDVARLLLDGIDEDGVEFRANYDGQSKEPVVLPGGFPNLLANGAQGIAVGMATSIPPHNAAELCDAALHLIEKPDAKSKALLKWVKGPDFPTGGIIIDSKQAIAEAYTTGRGSFRVRARWEQEEGARGTWVVVVTEIPFLVQKSRLIEKIAELQDQKKLPLVGDIRDESAEDVRIVIEPKSKNVDPALMMESLFRLTELENKIPLNLNVLIKGRIPKVVGLAECLREWLDHLRDVLIRRSNYRKAQIEHRLEVLGGFLIAYLNIDKVIKIIRTEDEPKPALMKAFKLTEVQAEAILNMRLRSLRKLEEMEIRTEDKNLRAELKGINAVLASEPEQWKKVGEQVGKVRDMFGPKTPLGKRRTTFADAPEHDLAAIEEAFVEREPVTVVVSDKGWIRTMKGHVEDLSGLAFKQDDKLGFAFFAETTSKLLLFATNGKFYSLDVAKLPGGRGHGEPIRLFIDLEQEAAPVALFVNKGGRKFLVASHEGQGFVVNEDDCVGTTKKGKQVLNVEMPNEARAITEVLGDTVAVIGENRKMLVFPLDQVPEMARGRGVRLQKYKDGGLSDVAVFDAKAGLTWRDSAGREFSTSMKELAEWQGTRADAGRLPPKGFPKSNKFGKVIG, from the coding sequence ATGGGAAAACGAATCGTTCCACCGGAAGAGCCGGCCGAAATCCACGAGGTGCGGCTGCAGGAGGCGCTGGAAGAGCGCTATCTCGCTTATGCGCTCTCCACCATCATGCACCGTGCGCTGCCGGACGCGCGCGACGGCCTGAAGCCGGTTCACCGGCGCATCCTCTACGGCATGCGCCTGCTTCGCCTCGACCCCGGTACGGCCTTCAAGAAATCCGCAAAAATCGTCGGCGACGTGATGGGCTCGTTCCATCCGCATGGCGACCAGGCGATCTACGACGCCATGGTGCGCCTCGCGCAGGATTTCTCCTCGCGCTATCCGCTGGTCGACGGCCAGGGCAATTTCGGCAATATCGACGGCGATAACCCCGCCGCCTACCGCTACACCGAAGCGCGCATGACCGACGTCGCGCGGCTTCTGCTCGACGGCATCGACGAGGACGGCGTCGAGTTCCGCGCCAATTACGACGGCCAGTCGAAAGAACCGGTCGTGCTGCCCGGCGGTTTCCCGAACCTGCTCGCCAACGGCGCGCAGGGCATCGCGGTCGGCATGGCCACCTCGATCCCGCCGCACAACGCCGCCGAGCTCTGCGACGCTGCGCTGCATCTGATCGAGAAGCCCGACGCGAAATCCAAGGCGCTCCTGAAGTGGGTAAAGGGCCCGGATTTTCCGACCGGCGGCATCATCATCGATTCCAAGCAGGCCATTGCGGAAGCCTACACGACCGGCCGCGGCTCGTTCCGTGTCCGCGCCAGGTGGGAGCAGGAAGAGGGCGCGCGCGGCACCTGGGTCGTCGTCGTCACCGAGATCCCCTTTCTGGTGCAGAAGTCGCGGCTGATCGAGAAGATCGCCGAGCTTCAGGACCAGAAGAAGCTGCCGCTGGTCGGCGATATCAGGGACGAGTCGGCCGAAGACGTCCGCATCGTGATCGAGCCGAAGTCGAAGAACGTCGATCCCGCCCTGATGATGGAATCGTTGTTCCGGCTGACCGAGCTCGAAAACAAGATTCCGTTGAACCTGAACGTGCTGATCAAGGGCCGCATCCCCAAGGTCGTGGGGCTCGCGGAGTGCTTGCGCGAATGGCTCGACCATCTGCGCGACGTCCTGATCCGCCGCAGCAATTACCGCAAGGCGCAGATCGAGCACCGGCTGGAAGTCCTCGGCGGTTTCCTGATCGCCTATCTGAACATCGACAAGGTGATCAAGATCATCCGTACCGAGGATGAGCCGAAGCCGGCGTTGATGAAGGCGTTCAAGCTCACCGAGGTGCAGGCCGAAGCCATTCTCAACATGCGCCTGCGCAGCTTGCGCAAGCTCGAGGAAATGGAGATCCGCACCGAGGACAAGAACCTCCGCGCCGAGCTCAAAGGCATCAACGCGGTGCTCGCCTCGGAGCCCGAGCAGTGGAAGAAGGTCGGCGAGCAGGTCGGCAAGGTCCGCGACATGTTCGGGCCGAAGACGCCGCTCGGCAAGCGCCGCACCACGTTCGCCGACGCGCCCGAGCACGATCTCGCCGCGATCGAGGAAGCGTTCGTGGAGCGCGAGCCGGTGACGGTCGTGGTCTCCGACAAGGGCTGGATCCGCACCATGAAGGGCCATGTCGAGGATCTCTCGGGGCTTGCCTTCAAGCAGGACGACAAGCTCGGCTTCGCTTTCTTCGCCGAGACCACCTCGAAGCTCCTGCTTTTCGCGACCAACGGCAAGTTCTACTCGCTCGATGTCGCAAAGCTCCCGGGGGGCCGCGGTCACGGCGAGCCGATCCGCCTGTTCATCGACCTCGAGCAGGAGGCCGCGCCCGTCGCGCTGTTCGTCAACAAGGGCGGCCGCAAATTCCTGGTCGCGAGCCACGAGGGCCAGGGCTTTGTCGTCAACGAGGACGATTGCGTCGGCACGACCAAGAAGGGCAAGCAGGTCCTCAATGTCGAGATGCCGAACGAGGCGCGCGCGATCACCGAGGTGCTCGGCGACACGGTCGCGGTCATAGGCGAGAACCGCAAGATGCTGGTCTTCCCGCTCGACCAGGTGCCGGAGATGGCCCGCGGCCGCGGCGTCCGCCTCCAGAAGTACAAGGACGGCGGCCTCTCTGACGTTGCCGTGTTCGACGCCAAGGCGGGCCTCACCTGGAGGGACTCCGCAGGGCGCGAATTCTCGACGTCCATGAAGGAGCTCGCCGAATGGCAGGGCACCCGCGCCGACGCCGGCCGCTTGCCGCCAAAGGGTTTCCCGAAGTCGAATAAGTTCGGCAAGGTGATCGGGTAG
- a CDS encoding DUF4082 domain-containing protein: MDRPPLQSGNIDTLPGAAEPPASSSLTNHWPAQSANAVSEAGSAPPVSMTLPASGSPCCGTCGYVNCPLQVLAQTPASKHSALAGQSYGAGAPGAADHIATGSSGLPTASMSDPMSTVNVVPVTNWNGALPGGGSGTGPVGQIGILAGPVTTAVAPQTAAATLLAAPTAINPIVLENQKPGNPESEWGIDGAGDSNIEGFATDISVDHGTTVSFKINTDSDHYRIDIYRLGYYGGMGARKVASIDHTGVQSQPAPLTDPTTGLVDAGNWSVSASWDVPADAVSGVYIAKLTRLDGTSGENQIPFIVRDDSSHSDIVFQTSDETWQAYNGWGGANFYGGDGPAQGQGAGRAYAVSYNRPIATRGGVGTYAGPQDYLFGAEYSAISWLEENGYDVSYMSGLDVDRYGSLLLNHKVYLDAGHDEYWSGQQRANVEAARDAGVNLEFWSGNEVYWRTRWGNSISSDGTPYRTLISYKETWANAPIDPTDQWTGTFRDPRFSPPAVGGGDPENSLTGTLFQVDDVGTNLGTITIPYADADLRFWRNTSIADLQPGQTASLNTNYLGYEWDTAPDNGFDPAGLVRLSSTTVDVSTYLLDYGSTVGPGTATHNLTLYRAPSGALVFGAGTVYWPWALSANHDKEETPVDPRVQQAMVNLFADMGVQPGTLQSGLITGQPSTDHTAPVSVINDPGTVTAQSSVTITGTATDVGGVIAGVEISTDNGASWHPVTGEATWTYAWSPQVAGTYTILTRAVDDSINLETPSAGRTVTVTAPSYLTLFSGSATPATLNTLDASPVELGVRFDSSVAGTVSGIRFYKSSEDTGTHTGELWSSTGVELATVTFTNETASGWQSALFSTPVTITPGTIYTVSYHTDVGHYSNTNNYFTTDVTNGPLTAPAQGNGVYAYGSSALYPTNTYQSTNFWVDVMFNPSTGMTNVAPVAVGDSGVVTTQGTAVTITAASLTANDSDANGDALTITAVSGAVHGTVVLNTQPNPANNTITFTPDAGYLGAAAFSYTISDGRGGTATANVDLNVVAPGSQPVSLFSAADTPQQVSLNDGTPLEVGMKFTSSAAGNITALKFYRSAGDTGPDLLDLWSATGTKLASATFSNTSASGWQTVTLATPVSIAANTTYVVSYHTNGSYVVTNNYFTSAVTNGVLTAPSTTTAGGNGVYAYGGTSAAGIFPTNTWNASNYWADVVFSTSGGTPSNTTPTAVADTGNATEKGGLANGSGGSPASGNVLTNDTDPDAGDTKTVTAVSFGTSNGTFGAALAGAHGSIIFDAAGNYTYTVNETDSAVQALRQSTDTLSDVFNYTMRDSAGAMSSTTLTINIHGANDAPVLANQTAGQNAVVGSAFSLALPAGTFTDVDAGDSLTYAATASDGSALPTWLTFDPATRTFSGTPGSANVGTFSVKASATDLGGLAASETFNIDVTATQQVVSLFSSSTPVHNEYNDGSPLELGVKFTSSMAGDITALKFYRSANDTGPDLLDLWSATGTKLASVTFTNTSASGWQTVSLPTPVAIAADTTYVASYHTDGAYVATNNFFANPVTSGSLTAPSTTAAGGNGVYAYGGTGSEGLFPSNSFSANNYWADVVFRPQLAG; this comes from the coding sequence GTGGACCGTCCGCCTTTGCAGAGCGGCAACATCGATACGTTACCGGGCGCCGCTGAGCCTCCGGCTTCGAGTTCGCTTACAAATCACTGGCCGGCTCAATCCGCGAATGCCGTGTCAGAGGCTGGCTCCGCGCCTCCGGTATCCATGACCCTGCCGGCAAGCGGCAGTCCTTGCTGTGGCACGTGCGGCTACGTCAACTGCCCACTCCAGGTGCTCGCACAGACCCCAGCCAGCAAGCATAGTGCTCTGGCAGGTCAATCCTACGGTGCAGGCGCACCGGGTGCCGCCGATCACATCGCGACGGGTTCATCGGGCCTTCCAACCGCTTCGATGAGCGACCCGATGTCCACGGTGAATGTCGTGCCCGTGACGAACTGGAATGGCGCGTTGCCCGGCGGCGGAAGCGGCACTGGACCAGTTGGACAGATCGGAATCCTGGCCGGCCCCGTTACGACTGCGGTCGCGCCGCAGACCGCGGCGGCAACCCTGCTGGCAGCGCCCACCGCGATCAACCCCATCGTGCTGGAAAATCAAAAGCCCGGTAATCCGGAGAGCGAGTGGGGAATCGATGGCGCGGGTGACTCGAACATCGAAGGCTTCGCGACCGACATCAGCGTGGACCACGGCACGACCGTCAGCTTCAAGATCAATACGGATTCAGATCACTACAGGATCGATATCTATCGCCTGGGCTATTATGGCGGCATGGGCGCCAGAAAAGTTGCGTCGATCGATCACACCGGCGTCCAGTCTCAGCCGGCGCCGCTGACTGACCCGACCACGGGACTGGTCGACGCGGGCAATTGGTCTGTCTCGGCATCGTGGGACGTTCCAGCGGACGCCGTATCGGGGGTGTACATCGCGAAACTGACTCGCTTGGACGGTACTTCAGGCGAGAACCAGATTCCGTTCATCGTGCGCGATGACAGCAGTCACAGCGATATCGTGTTCCAAACTTCCGACGAAACCTGGCAGGCCTACAACGGCTGGGGCGGCGCGAATTTCTATGGCGGCGATGGTCCGGCGCAAGGTCAGGGTGCCGGACGGGCCTATGCGGTCAGCTATAACCGGCCCATCGCGACGCGTGGCGGCGTTGGAACATACGCCGGTCCCCAGGACTACCTCTTCGGCGCCGAGTATTCGGCAATCTCCTGGCTGGAGGAGAACGGCTACGACGTCTCCTACATGAGCGGGCTCGACGTCGACCGTTACGGCAGTCTGTTGCTGAACCACAAGGTCTACCTTGACGCCGGTCACGACGAATATTGGTCAGGTCAGCAGCGGGCGAATGTCGAAGCCGCGCGCGACGCCGGTGTCAACCTGGAGTTCTGGAGCGGAAACGAGGTCTACTGGCGGACGCGTTGGGGCAACAGCATCAGCAGCGACGGTACGCCTTACCGCACCTTGATCAGCTACAAGGAAACCTGGGCAAACGCTCCGATCGATCCCACCGACCAGTGGACGGGCACGTTCCGCGACCCGCGCTTCAGCCCACCTGCTGTTGGTGGTGGCGACCCGGAAAATTCACTCACCGGTACGCTGTTCCAGGTCGACGACGTCGGCACAAACCTGGGTACGATTACGATTCCCTACGCGGACGCTGACTTACGCTTCTGGCGAAACACCAGCATCGCGGACCTGCAGCCTGGTCAGACAGCGTCGTTGAACACAAACTACCTCGGCTATGAATGGGACACAGCGCCCGACAACGGCTTCGATCCGGCTGGGCTGGTGCGGCTTTCCTCAACGACGGTTGACGTCAGCACTTATCTTCTCGACTACGGAAGCACGGTCGGTCCGGGAACTGCGACGCACAACCTCACACTGTATCGAGCCCCCAGCGGCGCATTGGTTTTCGGCGCGGGGACGGTCTATTGGCCCTGGGCACTCAGCGCCAACCACGACAAGGAAGAGACCCCGGTCGATCCGCGCGTCCAGCAGGCAATGGTCAACCTGTTCGCCGATATGGGCGTTCAACCGGGAACGCTTCAATCGGGGCTGATCACTGGGCAACCTTCGACCGACCATACCGCACCGGTTTCCGTCATCAACGACCCGGGCACGGTGACCGCGCAGAGCTCTGTCACGATCACCGGCACGGCGACAGACGTTGGGGGCGTCATCGCTGGCGTGGAAATTTCAACCGATAATGGCGCGAGCTGGCATCCGGTAACAGGAGAGGCAACATGGACCTACGCCTGGTCCCCTCAGGTTGCCGGCACCTACACCATTCTCACGCGCGCCGTTGACGACAGTATCAATCTGGAAACGCCGTCGGCGGGGCGCACGGTCACCGTCACTGCGCCCTCCTATCTCACGCTGTTTTCGGGCTCGGCGACTCCTGCGACTCTGAACACCCTCGACGCCAGCCCTGTCGAGCTAGGCGTCAGGTTCGATTCCTCTGTCGCGGGTACCGTTAGCGGTATTCGCTTCTACAAGAGCAGTGAGGATACCGGGACCCACACCGGCGAGCTTTGGTCAAGTACAGGTGTGGAGCTCGCTACGGTCACCTTCACAAATGAAACAGCGAGTGGCTGGCAGAGCGCCCTTTTTTCCACACCGGTGACTATCACTCCTGGAACGATCTACACCGTCTCGTATCACACCGACGTCGGCCACTACTCCAATACGAATAATTATTTCACGACGGACGTGACCAATGGTCCATTGACTGCACCTGCTCAGGGCAACGGCGTCTACGCCTATGGCAGCAGCGCTCTGTACCCGACCAATACGTACCAGTCGACAAACTTCTGGGTGGACGTCATGTTCAACCCATCCACGGGGATGACCAATGTCGCGCCAGTGGCCGTCGGCGATTCCGGAGTTGTGACCACGCAAGGCACGGCTGTCACCATCACGGCGGCGTCCCTGACCGCCAATGACAGCGATGCTAATGGTGACGCCCTGACGATTACGGCCGTGAGCGGCGCCGTACATGGCACCGTGGTGCTCAACACCCAACCCAACCCGGCAAACAACACCATTACCTTTACGCCGGACGCAGGCTACCTTGGAGCGGCAGCTTTTAGTTACACGATTTCGGACGGACGAGGAGGAACGGCCACCGCCAACGTCGACTTGAATGTCGTCGCACCGGGATCGCAGCCGGTCAGCCTCTTCAGTGCAGCCGATACGCCGCAGCAAGTCAGCTTGAATGACGGCACCCCCCTCGAGGTCGGCATGAAGTTCACCTCGTCGGCGGCTGGCAACATCACCGCACTGAAGTTCTACCGCAGCGCCGGCGACACCGGCCCCGACCTGCTCGACTTGTGGAGTGCGACCGGCACGAAGCTTGCCAGCGCCACTTTCAGCAACACGTCAGCAAGCGGCTGGCAGACCGTGACCCTGGCAACGCCGGTCTCCATCGCGGCCAACACCACCTATGTCGTCTCCTACCACACCAATGGCAGCTACGTGGTGACCAACAACTACTTCACCTCCGCCGTCACCAACGGAGTATTGACCGCGCCGTCGACCACCACGGCCGGCGGCAACGGCGTCTATGCCTACGGCGGCACAAGCGCCGCCGGCATCTTCCCGACCAACACCTGGAACGCCAGCAACTACTGGGCAGACGTCGTCTTCTCCACGAGCGGCGGTACCCCCAGCAATACGACGCCGACCGCCGTTGCCGACACGGGCAATGCGACCGAGAAAGGAGGCCTTGCCAATGGGTCCGGCGGCTCGCCGGCGAGCGGCAACGTCCTCACCAACGATACCGATCCGGATGCCGGCGACACCAAAACGGTCACTGCCGTCAGCTTCGGCACCAGCAACGGCACGTTCGGCGCGGCGCTCGCCGGTGCGCATGGCAGCATCATTTTCGATGCCGCCGGCAACTACACCTACACCGTCAACGAGACCGATTCCGCCGTGCAGGCCTTGCGGCAGTCGACCGACACGCTGTCGGATGTCTTCAACTATACGATGCGGGATTCGGCCGGCGCCATGTCATCGACGACGCTGACGATCAACATTCACGGCGCCAACGACGCGCCGGTGCTGGCTAATCAGACCGCCGGCCAGAACGCCGTCGTCGGCTCGGCGTTTTCGCTCGCGCTGCCGGCCGGCACCTTCACTGATGTCGACGCCGGCGACAGCCTCACCTATGCGGCGACGGCCTCCGACGGCTCTGCGCTTCCCACCTGGCTGACATTCGACCCGGCAACGCGAACGTTCAGTGGCACGCCGGGCTCCGCCAATGTCGGCACGTTCAGTGTCAAGGCGTCCGCCACCGACCTCGGCGGCCTCGCGGCCAGTGAGACATTCAACATCGACGTAACGGCGACACAACAGGTGGTCAGCCTGTTCAGCTCGTCCACGCCGGTGCACAATGAATACAATGACGGCTCGCCGCTTGAACTGGGCGTCAAGTTCACCTCGTCGATGGCCGGCGACATCACCGCGCTCAAGTTCTACCGCAGTGCCAACGACACCGGACCCGACCTGCTCGACTTGTGGAGCGCAACCGGCACCAAGCTCGCCAGCGTCACCTTCACCAACACGTCGGCGAGTGGCTGGCAGACCGTGTCGTTGCCGACGCCAGTCGCGATCGCGGCCGACACCACCTACGTCGCCTCGTACCACACCGACGGCGCCTATGTGGCGACCAACAACTTCTTCGCCAATCCGGTCACAAGCGGTTCGCTGACGGCGCCGTCCACCACCGCGGCCGGGGGCAACGGCGTCTATGCCTACGGCGGCACCGGCAGCGAAGGACTGTTTCCGTCGAACAGCTTCAGTGCCAACAACTATTGGGCAGATGTTGTGTTTCGACCGCAACTTGCGGGCTAG
- a CDS encoding GMC family oxidoreductase has translation MYDVIVVGGGSAGAAVAARLSEDPARRVLLLEAGLDWRAIDAPWEVRTPNPIPIIHKREYQEKWQWPDLLTRRVAEQEPRFYWRGKGLGGSSMMNGQIAIRGVADAFDQWAAHGCTGWSAREVMPLFSVIEDDLEFGDAAGHGRGGPLPVYRAPPQEWGPIDRGLRDAALASGYPWCADLNGPDGEGVACYPINSRDSRRITTNEGYLEPARGRANLEIRGHALVDRVLISDGRATGLRVHIEGQSTHEISARQIVLCAGAIHSPAILLRSGIGPAEELKAMGIAVEHDLPVGKHFFDHPLFRATIQLHEHLRPTDPDTRHTNCCVTYSSGLSDGGKRDMILIAFNHRGIGMPGAIGAGLFNAYSRGTLKLASTDPAIDPVVEENMLADPRDMLRMMDAVKRLAVITSQPALSGIADWIRLTDTDLTLPQAAALPVHELDALLRRETGDIQHAAGSCRMSGFGDADGVVNPDGTVKGIAGLRVADASIMPSDCRANTHFTTVVIGEAIARMMMR, from the coding sequence ATGTACGATGTCATTGTCGTCGGCGGCGGCTCCGCCGGCGCCGCGGTTGCGGCGCGGCTCTCCGAGGATCCCGCACGGCGCGTCCTGCTGCTCGAAGCGGGGCTGGATTGGCGCGCCATTGATGCGCCCTGGGAGGTGAGGACGCCGAATCCCATCCCGATCATCCACAAGCGCGAGTACCAGGAGAAATGGCAGTGGCCCGATCTCCTGACGCGCCGGGTGGCGGAGCAGGAGCCGCGCTTCTATTGGCGCGGCAAGGGGCTCGGCGGCTCATCGATGATGAACGGCCAGATCGCCATCCGCGGCGTTGCCGACGCATTCGACCAATGGGCCGCCCATGGCTGCACCGGCTGGTCGGCCAGGGAGGTGATGCCGCTGTTCTCCGTGATCGAGGACGATCTGGAATTCGGCGACGCAGCAGGCCACGGACGCGGCGGGCCGCTGCCGGTCTATCGCGCGCCTCCGCAAGAATGGGGGCCGATCGATCGCGGCTTGCGCGATGCGGCGCTGGCGAGCGGCTATCCCTGGTGCGCCGACCTCAACGGCCCCGATGGCGAGGGCGTCGCCTGCTATCCCATCAACAGCCGCGACAGCCGCCGCATCACGACCAATGAGGGCTATCTCGAGCCCGCGCGCGGCCGCGCCAATCTCGAAATTCGCGGCCATGCGCTGGTCGATCGCGTGCTGATCAGCGACGGCCGGGCGACTGGCCTGCGCGTCCATATCGAGGGGCAGAGCACCCACGAGATCAGCGCGCGCCAGATCGTGCTCTGCGCCGGCGCGATCCACAGCCCGGCGATCCTGCTGCGCTCGGGCATCGGGCCGGCGGAGGAATTGAAGGCGATGGGGATTGCGGTGGAGCACGATTTGCCGGTGGGCAAGCACTTCTTCGACCACCCGTTGTTTCGCGCCACCATTCAGCTCCACGAACATCTCCGGCCCACCGATCCCGACACCCGCCACACCAATTGCTGCGTGACCTATTCCTCGGGCCTCTCCGATGGCGGCAAGCGCGACATGATCCTGATCGCCTTCAACCACCGCGGCATCGGCATGCCCGGGGCGATCGGGGCCGGGCTGTTCAACGCCTATTCGCGCGGCACGCTCAAGCTCGCTTCGACCGACCCCGCGATCGATCCTGTTGTCGAGGAGAACATGCTGGCTGATCCCCGCGACATGCTGCGCATGATGGATGCGGTGAAGCGTCTTGCCGTGATCACCTCGCAGCCGGCGCTATCAGGGATCGCCGACTGGATCAGGTTGACCGACACAGATCTGACTCTGCCGCAAGCTGCGGCCTTGCCGGTTCACGAGCTCGATGCGCTGCTGCGCCGTGAGACCGGCGACATCCAGCATGCCGCGGGCAGTTGCCGCATGAGCGGCTTCGGGGATGCCGATGGCGTGGTCAATCCTGACGGCACGGTGAAAGGCATCGCGGGCCTGCGCGTCGCCGACGCCTCGATCATGCCATCCGACTGTCGCGCCAACACCCACTTCACGACGGTGGTGATTGGCGAGGCAATCGCGCGGATGATGATGCGGTAG
- the chrA gene encoding chromate efflux transporter: protein MDTRSDQAEADAGHGISFGEAFHVWLRVASLSFGGPAGQIAVMHRILVEEKKWISEARFLHALNYCMLLPGPEAQQLATYIGWLMHRTAGGLMAGGLFILPGIIAIMGLSYIYAVYGNVSFVEALFFGLKAAVLAIVVEAVVRVGKRALKNRIMIALAAAAFVAIFFFAVPFPIIIIAAGVIGYAGARAGRPEFAPAGHGHGGSTALIDSMLGEAVPEHVRPNTARTILVGAVWLALWLVPVAALLLILGQASVFSQIALFFSKMALVTFGGAYAVLAYVAQQAVEHYHWLKPHEMLDGLGMAETTPGPLIMVLQFVGFMAAYRDASGLSPMLAATFGGLLATWVTFTPCFLWIFVGAPYIERLRGNTGLAGALSAITAAVVGVILNLSIWFALHTLFRETVPVHAFPLDFDMPVLKSVDIPALVLSIAAATAIFRFKLGMLTVLAGSCAAGVALRVVGVI from the coding sequence ATGGATACCCGTAGCGACCAGGCTGAAGCTGATGCCGGTCACGGCATCAGCTTCGGCGAGGCCTTTCACGTCTGGCTCCGCGTCGCGTCCTTGAGCTTCGGCGGGCCCGCGGGCCAGATCGCGGTCATGCACCGGATCCTGGTCGAGGAGAAGAAGTGGATCTCCGAGGCACGTTTCCTGCACGCGCTGAACTACTGCATGCTGCTGCCGGGACCTGAGGCGCAGCAGCTCGCGACCTATATCGGCTGGCTGATGCATCGCACCGCCGGCGGGCTGATGGCGGGCGGGCTGTTCATCCTTCCCGGCATCATCGCCATCATGGGCCTCAGCTACATCTACGCCGTCTACGGCAATGTCAGCTTCGTCGAGGCGCTGTTCTTCGGGCTCAAAGCCGCCGTGCTCGCCATCGTCGTCGAGGCCGTGGTGCGCGTCGGCAAGCGCGCGCTGAAGAACCGCATCATGATCGCGCTCGCGGCCGCGGCCTTCGTCGCGATCTTCTTCTTTGCGGTCCCCTTCCCGATCATCATCATCGCCGCCGGCGTGATCGGCTATGCCGGTGCGCGCGCCGGTCGGCCGGAATTCGCTCCCGCCGGTCATGGCCATGGCGGGAGCACAGCTCTCATCGACAGCATGCTCGGCGAAGCCGTGCCCGAGCACGTGCGTCCCAACACCGCGCGCACGATCCTCGTCGGTGCGGTGTGGCTTGCGCTCTGGCTCGTGCCGGTGGCCGCGCTGCTTTTGATCCTCGGGCAGGCCAGCGTGTTCAGCCAGATCGCGCTGTTCTTCTCGAAGATGGCGCTGGTCACCTTTGGCGGCGCCTACGCCGTGCTGGCCTATGTCGCCCAGCAGGCGGTCGAGCACTATCACTGGCTGAAGCCGCACGAGATGCTGGACGGCCTCGGCATGGCCGAGACCACGCCGGGCCCGCTGATCATGGTGCTCCAGTTCGTGGGCTTTATGGCAGCCTATCGCGATGCAAGCGGCTTGTCGCCAATGCTCGCGGCCACGTTCGGCGGCCTGCTCGCGACCTGGGTCACCTTCACGCCCTGCTTCCTCTGGATCTTCGTCGGCGCGCCCTATATCGAGCGCCTGCGCGGCAACACCGGTCTTGCCGGTGCTCTCAGTGCAATCACCGCCGCTGTCGTCGGCGTGATCCTCAACCTCTCGATCTGGTTCGCGCTGCACACGCTGTTCCGCGAGACCGTGCCGGTGCACGCGTTTCCGTTGGATTTCGATATGCCCGTGCTGAAGAGCGTCGATATTCCTGCACTCGTGCTATCGATCGCGGCAGCAACCGCGATCTTCCGCTTCAAGCTCGGCATGCTGACAGTACTCGCGGGCAGCTGCGCCGCCGGCGTGGCGTTGCGAGTGGTGGGGGTGATCTAA
- a CDS encoding chromate resistance protein ChrB domain-containing protein, which produces MSTFTTISSDKLARLIGTANAPVLIDVRTEEDFAADRRLIPGFLKLSHDNVTDWGGDLAGRRAIVSCLRGEKLAQGTAAWLRQLGVEAETLEGGFEGWKAAKLPLLDSRKLPPRDAKGRTIWVTRARPKVDRIACPWLIRRFVDPNAVFLYVAPSEVVAVGERFGAAPFDIENVFWSHRGELCTFDVMIEEFGIATPPLLRLATLVRGADTARPDLAPEAPGLLAASLGLSRMYDDDLEQLEAGMLLYDAFYRWCRDATAETHNWPTNKVKA; this is translated from the coding sequence ATGTCAACGTTCACGACCATATCATCTGACAAATTGGCACGGCTGATCGGCACGGCAAACGCGCCTGTCCTGATCGATGTACGCACTGAGGAGGATTTTGCCGCCGACCGGCGGCTGATCCCAGGCTTCCTCAAGCTCAGCCACGACAATGTGACGGACTGGGGCGGCGACCTCGCAGGCCGCCGGGCCATCGTCTCGTGCCTTCGCGGCGAAAAGCTCGCGCAGGGCACGGCGGCCTGGCTGCGCCAGCTCGGCGTGGAGGCGGAGACGCTGGAGGGCGGCTTCGAGGGCTGGAAGGCGGCAAAGCTGCCGCTGCTCGACTCCCGCAAGCTGCCGCCGCGCGACGCCAAGGGACGCACCATCTGGGTGACCCGGGCACGGCCGAAGGTCGACCGTATCGCCTGCCCCTGGCTGATCCGCCGCTTCGTCGATCCCAACGCGGTGTTCCTCTATGTGGCACCGTCCGAGGTGGTCGCCGTCGGCGAACGCTTCGGTGCAGCGCCCTTCGACATCGAGAACGTGTTCTGGAGCCACCGCGGCGAGCTCTGCACTTTCGACGTCATGATCGAGGAATTCGGCATCGCGACGCCGCCTTTGCTCCGGCTCGCGACGCTGGTGCGCGGCGCCGACACCGCGCGGCCGGATCTCGCGCCGGAGGCGCCCGGACTGCTCGCGGCCTCGCTCGGGCTGTCGCGGATGTACGATGACGATCTCGAGCAGCTCGAGGCCGGCATGCTGCTCTATGATGCCTTCTACCGCTGGTGCCGCGATGCGACGGCCGAGACCCACAACTGGCCGACCAACAAGGTGAAGGCGTAA